In the Astatotilapia calliptera chromosome 5, fAstCal1.2, whole genome shotgun sequence genome, one interval contains:
- the LOC113022700 gene encoding cytidine deaminase: MAGTQSNSEVMHIEDRDIKHVSKETVAKLIQLSHEAKEQTYCPYSKFRVGAALLTLDNSVHTGCNVENACYNLGMCAERNVIAKAVSEGHRRFKAIAIASDMSDQFISPCGGCRQFMREFGSNWDVYLSKPDGSYMKMTVEELLPVSFGPEDLTKKKVSYIPNNN; encoded by the exons ATGGCAGGAACCCAGTCCAACAGTGAGGTGATGCATATTGAGGATCgtgacattaaacatgtttccaAAGAGACAGTTGCAAAACTGATTCAGCTCTCCCACGAGGCGAAGGAGCAAACCTACTGTCCTTACAGCAAATTCAGAGTCGGGGCTGCGCTGCTCACCCTTGACAACAGTGTGCATACAG GTTGTAATGTGGAGAATGCCTGTTAcaatctgggaatgtgtgctgAGAGGAACGTTATTGCAAAGGCAGTGTCAGAAGGGCACCGACGTTTCAAGGCCATTGCAATTGCCAG TGACATGAGTGACCAGTTCATTTCCCCATGTGGAGGCTGCAGGCAGTTCATGAGAGAG TTTGGATCAAACTGGGATGTATACTTGTCAAAGCCTGATGGCTCGTATATGAAGATGACTGTGGAAGAGCTTCTGCCAGTTTCCTTTGGCCCCGAAGACCTGACCAAGAAGAAAGTGTCTTACATTCCTAATAACAACTGA